From the genome of Miscanthus floridulus cultivar M001 chromosome 10, ASM1932011v1, whole genome shotgun sequence, one region includes:
- the LOC136490147 gene encoding uncharacterized protein isoform X1, whose product MDSGTGSSADQIRDASLLVCARNRSKASRSLAAVAQTRCSTKCVPGSEAPRLDEVQHPQHRPWADLPPDILGVVAGRLVLLEDRARLRSVCRAWRAAARIHRRLPPCPPLLVLSDFSFFSFRSEGTLMGACRRVPLPERETAGSGNVRCVGSFEGWLVGVKRNKSRYFGDLRCFLMNAFSQVVIRLPPPSGRSGAARSADTFSTSLPIINGSGVVNCAFNTAPCVMSFTKVILSSPPDSGSKCVVASLSDVKSAAKLALWRSGMKSWCVCDGAWRAHFIDIVFCQGKLFMLSCSEVAADLLIFEIADDNSGLMVSHVECCAIEMPEVSDSICKNIWCILEWRGKLLIVEICHGNDEFGESFVEVRVFEADLSTNPVRLTEIESLDGDCIFISPCSSKSFHSCHYGEGGGEGDLIYIFLWGHLHRFVYNMKDGTMAPFAADIPEDKLGEADGKVMNSTLLFPPE is encoded by the coding sequence ATGGACTCCgggacgggaagctccgctgatcaGATTCGTGACGCGTCTCTACTTGTTTGCGCCCGCAACAGGTCCAAGGCGTCCCGGTCCCTGGCGGCGGTGGCGCAGACAAGGTGTTCGACGAAGTGCGTCCCTGGTTCGGAGGCACCAAGGCTCGACGAGGTGCAGCATCCGCAGCACCGGCCTTGGGCGGACCTCCCACCGGACATCCTAGGCGTCGTGGCCGGTCGCCTCGTCCTCTTGGAGGACCGCGCCAGGCTGCGCTCCGTCTGCCGCGCGTGGCGCGCCGCGGCGCGCATCCACCGGCGGCTGCCGCCGTGCCCGCCCCTGCTGGTGCTGTCCGACTTCTCGTTCTTCAGCTTTCGCTCCGAAGGGACCTTGATGGGCGCGTGTCGCCGCGTCCCGCTGCCGGAGAGGGAGACGGCAGGGTCTGGCAACGTCCGCTGCGTGGGCTCGTTCGAGGGGTGGCTCGTGGGCGTGAAGCGCAACAAAAGTCGTTACTTTGGCGACCTCCGGTGCTTCCTGATGAACGCTTTCTCCCAGGTTGTCATCCGTCTTCCTCCTCCTTCAGGTCGTTCAGGAGCTGCACGCTCCGCCGATACCTTCAGCACGTCTCTCCCCATCATCAATGGCTCTGGTGTGGTGAATTGCGCGTTCAACACTGCACCGTGCGTCATGTCATTCACCAAGGTCATCTTATCCTCCCCACCGGACTCCGGTTCCAAGTGTGTTGTGGCTTCCCTCTCCGACGTCAAGAGTGCTGCTAAGCTTGCTCTCTGGCGGTCTGGGATGAAGTCATGGTGCGTATGTGATGGTGCCTGGAGAGCTCATTTCATTGATATTGTCTTCTGCCAGGGGAAGCTATTCATGCTCAGTTGCAGTGAAGTCGCTGCAGACCTCTTGATCTTTGAGATCGCTGATGACAACAGTGGCTTGATGGTTTCTCATGTCGAATGTTGTGCAATTGAAATGCCAGAGGTCAGTGATAGCATTTGTAAGAACATTTGGTGCATACTAGAGTGGCGTGGAAAACTATTAATTGTTGAGATATGCCATGGCAATGATGAATTTGGGGAAAGCTTTGTTGAGGTTAGAGTATTTGAGGCAGACTTGAGCACAAACCCTGTAAGATTAACTGAGATTGAGAGCTTGGATGGCGACTGCATCTTCATCAGCCCATGCAGCAGCAAGTCATTCCATTCGTGTCATTATGGTGAAGGTGGAGGTGAAGGTGATCTTATCTATATCTTTTTGTGGGGTCACCTCCACCGATTTGTGTACAACATGAAAGATGGTACTATGGCACCATTTGCTGCAGACATACCAGAGGACAAACTTGGGGAAGCAGATGGTAAAGTGATGAATTCAACATTGTTATTTCCTCCTGAATGA
- the LOC136490147 gene encoding uncharacterized protein isoform X2 gives MDSGTGSSADQIRDASLLVCARNRSKASRSLAAVAQTRCSTKCVPGSEAPRLDEVQHPQHRPWADLPPDILGVVAGRLVLLEDRARLRSVCRAWRAAARIHRRLPPCPPLLVLSDFSFFSFRSEGTLMGACRRVPLPERETAGSGNVRCVGSFEGWLVGVKRNKSRYFGDLRCFLMNAFSQVVIRLPPPSGRSGAARSADTFSTSLPIINGSGVVNCAFNTAPCVMSFTKGKLFMLSCSEVAADLLIFEIADDNSGLMVSHVECCAIEMPEVSDSICKNIWCILEWRGKLLIVEICHGNDEFGESFVEVRVFEADLSTNPVRLTEIESLDGDCIFISPCSSKSFHSCHYGEGGGEGDLIYIFLWGHLHRFVYNMKDGTMAPFAADIPEDKLGEADGKVMNSTLLFPPE, from the exons ATGGACTCCgggacgggaagctccgctgatcaGATTCGTGACGCGTCTCTACTTGTTTGCGCCCGCAACAGGTCCAAGGCGTCCCGGTCCCTGGCGGCGGTGGCGCAGACAAGGTGTTCGACGAAGTGCGTCCCTGGTTCGGAGGCACCAAGGCTCGACGAGGTGCAGCATCCGCAGCACCGGCCTTGGGCGGACCTCCCACCGGACATCCTAGGCGTCGTGGCCGGTCGCCTCGTCCTCTTGGAGGACCGCGCCAGGCTGCGCTCCGTCTGCCGCGCGTGGCGCGCCGCGGCGCGCATCCACCGGCGGCTGCCGCCGTGCCCGCCCCTGCTGGTGCTGTCCGACTTCTCGTTCTTCAGCTTTCGCTCCGAAGGGACCTTGATGGGCGCGTGTCGCCGCGTCCCGCTGCCGGAGAGGGAGACGGCAGGGTCTGGCAACGTCCGCTGCGTGGGCTCGTTCGAGGGGTGGCTCGTGGGCGTGAAGCGCAACAAAAGTCGTTACTTTGGCGACCTCCGGTGCTTCCTGATGAACGCTTTCTCCCAGGTTGTCATCCGTCTTCCTCCTCCTTCAGGTCGTTCAGGAGCTGCACGCTCCGCCGATACCTTCAGCACGTCTCTCCCCATCATCAATGGCTCTGGTGTGGTGAATTGCGCGTTCAACACTGCACCGTGCGTCATGTCATTCACCAAG GGGAAGCTATTCATGCTCAGTTGCAGTGAAGTCGCTGCAGACCTCTTGATCTTTGAGATCGCTGATGACAACAGTGGCTTGATGGTTTCTCATGTCGAATGTTGTGCAATTGAAATGCCAGAGGTCAGTGATAGCATTTGTAAGAACATTTGGTGCATACTAGAGTGGCGTGGAAAACTATTAATTGTTGAGATATGCCATGGCAATGATGAATTTGGGGAAAGCTTTGTTGAGGTTAGAGTATTTGAGGCAGACTTGAGCACAAACCCTGTAAGATTAACTGAGATTGAGAGCTTGGATGGCGACTGCATCTTCATCAGCCCATGCAGCAGCAAGTCATTCCATTCGTGTCATTATGGTGAAGGTGGAGGTGAAGGTGATCTTATCTATATCTTTTTGTGGGGTCACCTCCACCGATTTGTGTACAACATGAAAGATGGTACTATGGCACCATTTGCTGCAGACATACCAGAGGACAAACTTGGGGAAGCAGATGGTAAAGTGATGAATTCAACATTGTTATTTCCTCCTGAATGA